One Anaerolineae bacterium genomic window carries:
- the csm5 gene encoding type III-A CRISPR-associated RAMP protein Csm5 — MSKMLTIYRMTIETLTPVHIGTGTTLLNNYDFVVQGGKTYRLNVDRVLDYLWPEDVDAMLPAEKDKLLRTPPGQLLKPKDLQEHPELVLYVMQGVPQVKGTDAGQIREQIKDAFGRLYIPGSTIKGAIRTALARYLVGKMQLKPLSLVQGRSRRESADNALDARLFRPQTDSANYDLLRALRIADSEPIETDPILANVRVFRGTKGQSPIAVEAVPAGAVFQTELILDEYLLQRQAGELGWDTERVQAVRNFWFWATCRNMADHQIQKEKEFCAANDMSALADWYKSRLRELEQMKDTLECLLRIGWAGGWESKTLGSEILAADAKEFRRLREDFDLGKPPRFRGKWTPSKEFPLSRRLVVDAKGNPAAPMGWVLVRLEKVR; from the coding sequence ATGAGCAAGATGCTGACCATATACCGCATGACTATCGAAACACTGACGCCGGTGCATATCGGGACGGGCACCACGTTGTTGAATAACTACGATTTCGTGGTGCAGGGGGGCAAAACGTACCGCCTCAACGTGGACCGGGTGCTCGATTACCTGTGGCCGGAAGATGTGGATGCCATGTTGCCAGCGGAAAAGGACAAACTGCTCCGCACACCGCCGGGGCAGTTGTTGAAGCCCAAGGACTTGCAGGAGCACCCGGAGCTGGTGCTCTATGTCATGCAGGGTGTGCCGCAGGTCAAAGGGACAGACGCCGGCCAGATACGGGAGCAGATCAAGGATGCCTTTGGCCGGCTGTACATCCCCGGCAGTACCATAAAAGGCGCCATCCGCACCGCCCTGGCGCGCTATCTGGTGGGGAAAATGCAGTTGAAACCATTGTCTCTGGTGCAGGGCCGGTCTCGACGGGAGAGCGCGGATAACGCGTTGGATGCCCGCCTGTTCCGCCCCCAAACGGATTCGGCCAATTACGATCTCCTGCGCGCCCTGCGGATCGCGGACAGCGAGCCGATAGAGACGGACCCTATCCTGGCCAATGTGCGGGTGTTCCGCGGTACGAAGGGACAATCGCCCATTGCGGTGGAAGCGGTTCCCGCTGGGGCTGTATTCCAGACGGAACTCATCCTGGATGAATATCTGCTCCAGAGGCAGGCCGGCGAGCTGGGGTGGGATACTGAGCGCGTCCAGGCAGTGCGCAATTTCTGGTTCTGGGCCACTTGCCGGAACATGGCGGACCATCAGATACAGAAGGAGAAAGAATTCTGCGCCGCGAATGACATGAGCGCCCTGGCAGATTGGTATAAAAGTCGTTTGCGTGAGCTGGAGCAGATGAAGGACACGTTGGAATGTCTCCTGCGCATCGGCTGGGCCGGCGGTTGGGAGAGCAAGACCCTGGGGAGCGAGATCCTGGCGGCTGACGCGAAGGAGTTTCGCCGACTGCGGGAAGATTTCGATCTGGGGAAACCGCCTCGCTTCCGAGGCAAATGGACCCCTTCTAAAGAGTTCCCCCTCAGCCGGCGGCTCGTCGTCGATGCCAAGGGGAATCCCGCCGCACCCATGGGCTGGGTGCTGGTGCGGTTGGAAAAGGTGAGGTGA